TGGAAATAGTGGAGTTTTTTTCATGGGTTTATACGAGGTTCAGGTCTTGGATAATTACAAGAACCTTACTTATGCAGACGGCACAGTAGGTGGACTTTACGGACAGCGTCCACCCCTGGTTAATGCCATTCGTGAGCCGGGCGAGTGGAACACTTATGAGATTCTCTGGGAGTGTCCTGTCTTCGAAAATGAGGCATTGAAAAGGCCAGCACGCATTACCGCATTGCTCAACGGTGTGGTCGTCCACCATGCAAAAGAGCTTCTCGGGCCCACTATGCACAAAGAACTCCCTCCTTCTGAGGCTCATGCATCAACGGGCCCATTGAAACTCCAAGATCACGGCGACCTGGTTCGGTTTCGAAATATTTGGATCCGGCCGATGGGGGAGTATGATCAGTAGCTTTGACTTTTCCAAGGTTCTTAGAACTTCGGACGGCAGAGCAAGGATGCTCTGGCCCTACCACTAGAAACGAGAAAGTTAGGGCTACTGCGTCCTCGCAGTGCCGTCGTTAGCTTCAAGTTTTGAATTTCCCTGCAACTACTCGGTTTCGTTTGTGTAATAGAGGAATCAATCGTTCCATAGCTAAAAATAGGTGTAGAAAATCGTTCGAGCAAATAAGACATGTCTAAAAACCTTTCCGAATCATCAAACTCTGCCTCTAACCTTCGGCTATGGCCGGGAGTAACCATCGTGGCGCTCCAGTGGGTGCTACGATTTGTCGTTCCTGTGATAATTCCCGGTGCTATGATTGTTGGAGTGCTGGGGTCGATGGCTCTTGGGATCATCTTTATGCTTTGGTGGTTGTTTTTTAGTCGAGTGCGATGGGCGGAGCGCATTGGCGGGATACTGCTTATGGGGCTGGCGTTCCTAGTGGGCTCACTGTTGCTCCATGACAGCATATCCTCAGCGATGATGGGCATCATGTTCCCTGTTTTCGCTATTCCGGGATTGTGCCTTGCGTTCCTTCTATGGGCAGTGTTTTGCAGACGACATTCGGAAAGTCCGAAATGGGCGACCATCGCCATCGCCTTATTTTTGTCGACCGGTATCTGGAGCTTGGTAAAGACAGCGGGTTTCTCAAGTGACATGAATCACGACTTTTCCTGGCGTTGGTCAAAGACAGCGGAGGAAAAACTGCTAGTTGAATCAAATGCCGATTTGTCAGGTTCTGCTGTTGCCTCTGCGCTACTCGACACAGATGTAAAATGGTCCGGATTTCGTGGGGAAAACCGGGACAGCATTATTCGCAATGTTTTTATCGATACTGATTGGGATTCTTCTCCTCCTCAGGAGTTATAGCGTCGTTCGATCGGACCCGGATGGTCTTCCTTTGCGGTTCAGGGTGACCTTGTGTTTACTCAGGAGCAAAGAGGTGAAGAAGAAGTGGTTGCCTGTTACGATCTTCAAACAGGGCGGCCCGTTTGGATGCACAGCGACACGACTCGTTTTTGGGAAGCGAACGCTGGAGCAGGCCCCAGGGGCACGCCAGCTCTAAGCGGTGATCGGGTATATGCTTTGGGGGCAACGGGTATTCTCAATGCGCTCAATGTCGCCGACAGTTCTGTTGTGTGGTCGCGTCATGCTCCAACGGATACGAGTGCTAAGACACCCGGGTGGACCGCCATCGATTTGCCGCCACTCGCTCCCGATAGCCTGGTCTCAGTGATTGAAATCGAACTAGCGTGTACTTCGGAAGTGGATACGACGATCGGCCTGGATCCAAATATTGAAACAGAAATACTGGCCGAGTTCGCCACGGTGGAAGGTGCACAGATCTCGACCAAGCGGTGGACGGAAAAATTCGGAGAATGGAAGAGTGTTCGTCCAGTTCATGATTGGTCACCACGTGGTAAAGTTACCTGGGAGATCGAAGTGTATCAGCCTGGAGACTACAATGTGAGTTTGACCTATACCGGGGACGGACGTATGGCCTGGGCAGTCAACGTGGTTGGTGGAGAGCATCTTCAAAACCAACAGAGCTCATCGAATATTTACCAAGAGTATCCTATGGGCTGGATAAATTTCCCCGAATCCGGTACCTATCAAGTCGTAGTCCGTCGCCTGGAAGGGAAACGGGAGGAAGCCCATTTGAAAGCGATTCACTTTACTCCGATCGCTGAGGATTAACTCGGCTATTGAAGTTCAGGCAATGCTCCACTTCTCGATGCCGCTTCTG
This genomic stretch from Opitutia bacterium ISCC 52 harbors:
- a CDS encoding PQQ-binding-like beta-propeller repeat protein; translation: MFTQEQRGEEEVVACYDLQTGRPVWMHSDTTRFWEANAGAGPRGTPALSGDRVYALGATGILNALNVADSSVVWSRHAPTDTSAKTPGWTAIDLPPLAPDSLVSVIEIELACTSEVDTTIGLDPNIETEILAEFATVEGAQISTKRWTEKFGEWKSVRPVHDWSPRGKVTWEIEVYQPGDYNVSLTYTGDGRMAWAVNVVGGEHLQNQQSSSNIYQEYPMGWINFPESGTYQVVVRRLEGKREEAHLKAIHFTPIAED
- a CDS encoding DUF1080 domain-containing protein, translating into MNRSPENEHFGYSDTPVFPDSGYTVHDGTRPQPPVVTADGNGAPSDATVLFDGTNLNAWESVKEEGPAQWKLIEDGSMEVVPGTGDIQTLKSFGDIQLHLEFRCPTEIKGEGQGRGNSGVFFMGLYEVQVLDNYKNLTYADGTVGGLYGQRPPLVNAIREPGEWNTYEILWECPVFENEALKRPARITALLNGVVVHHAKELLGPTMHKELPPSEAHASTGPLKLQDHGDLVRFRNIWIRPMGEYDQ